From Candidatus Neomarinimicrobiota bacterium, the proteins below share one genomic window:
- the rbsK gene encoding ribokinase — protein sequence MTNKIVVVGSYNVDITLQTERFPEAGETVLGKSITFSHGGKGANQAVAAARAGANVSFIARVGDDDYGRKAVEDLKKEQINTDGIIWDSSAPTGMASITVNDQGENCIVAVSGANAHLSSQDIDQHKNLIHAADVLLIQLETPLPTIEKAIQIAHEKKVCVILDPAPAQKIKPEILSMVSLITPNKGETELLTGRKISDENSLKKAANHLLSMGIKVVIITLGKEGIYLATHEEHKKIPACQVRTIDSTGAGDVFNGVLAARYLPDKSHLVKTAVYAVAASSLSVTKKGAQTAIPMSCEIDQFMEESIRKNVLPDVS from the coding sequence ATGACAAATAAAATTGTTGTGGTCGGCAGTTATAATGTAGATATCACCCTGCAAACAGAGCGATTTCCGGAAGCCGGAGAAACAGTTTTAGGAAAGAGTATCACTTTTTCCCATGGAGGAAAAGGAGCAAACCAGGCTGTTGCCGCAGCAAGGGCCGGTGCCAATGTGTCTTTTATTGCCCGGGTTGGGGATGACGATTATGGCCGTAAAGCTGTGGAGGACCTGAAAAAAGAGCAGATCAATACGGACGGGATTATTTGGGATTCCAGTGCTCCTACAGGCATGGCATCAATTACGGTGAATGACCAGGGTGAAAATTGTATCGTAGCTGTTTCCGGTGCCAATGCCCATTTATCATCCCAGGATATTGACCAACATAAAAATCTGATTCACGCTGCCGATGTGCTTCTTATTCAACTTGAAACACCGTTACCGACCATAGAAAAAGCGATTCAGATTGCACATGAAAAAAAAGTGTGTGTGATCCTGGATCCGGCACCGGCACAGAAAATAAAACCTGAAATTTTAAGTATGGTTTCTCTGATTACTCCCAATAAGGGAGAAACTGAATTACTCACAGGGCGAAAAATATCTGATGAAAACTCGTTAAAAAAAGCAGCCAATCATCTTTTGTCCATGGGGATAAAGGTGGTTATTATTACGCTGGGTAAAGAAGGTATCTATTTGGCTACTCATGAAGAACATAAAAAAATACCGGCCTGCCAGGTTCGTACGATCGATAGTACCGGGGCAGGGGACGTATTCAACGGTGTTTTGGCTGCCCGGTATTTGCCGGACAAATCGCATCTTGTGAAAACTGCTGTCTATGCTGTGGCTGCTTCGTCTCTTTCGGTGACGAAAAAAGGGGCTCAAACCGCCATCCCTATGTCTTGTGAGATTGATCAATTTATGGAAGAATCAATTCGTAAAAATGTGTTGCCGGATGTCTCGTAA
- the porQ gene encoding type IX secretion system protein PorQ has protein sequence MSHQTQYKYLISGLLLGALILFPSMLKAQSGIEPTEINRVGQSGWQFLKINGDPKQAALGGSMMATHFPGPNVLFGSPAMLTLVEGTNVQFNSQNWIADIQHHSMAFSQAFNRIGTFALSLVVLDYGDIPETIHMPLQGGGTAPVVTGNMFTAKDMAVGLSFARSITAQLSLGGTVRYINETIAATGMSNWAVDFSTFYYTGFRSLRMSIAARNFGPDTHLVGYNEELQSEPVDVRMPLELRAGVAYDILENDEDPHLLTVMSEGKVSSDGPEKVHLGAEYMFHNMLSFRMGYKFNYDEEGITLGAGINFPIGHQQYSLNYAYLDFGNLTNVQMLSLGWTIITDK, from the coding sequence ATGTCACATCAAACACAATACAAGTATCTGATATCAGGATTACTACTCGGTGCTTTGATACTTTTCCCTTCTATGCTGAAAGCACAATCTGGAATCGAACCTACTGAAATCAACAGGGTAGGCCAGTCAGGGTGGCAGTTTCTCAAGATTAATGGGGATCCAAAACAGGCTGCCCTTGGCGGATCCATGATGGCAACTCACTTTCCGGGACCCAATGTCCTTTTTGGGAGTCCTGCAATGCTTACCCTTGTGGAAGGGACAAATGTTCAATTTAATTCACAAAACTGGATAGCCGATATCCAACACCACTCTATGGCTTTTTCACAGGCTTTTAATAGAATCGGGACCTTTGCCCTGAGTCTTGTTGTGTTGGACTATGGAGATATTCCTGAAACCATCCATATGCCACTTCAAGGGGGTGGGACAGCTCCTGTTGTTACAGGGAATATGTTTACAGCCAAGGATATGGCGGTAGGACTTTCTTTCGCCAGAAGTATTACCGCACAGCTCTCTCTTGGGGGAACAGTCCGCTATATCAATGAGACCATTGCAGCGACGGGTATGTCCAATTGGGCTGTAGATTTTTCCACCTTCTATTACACGGGTTTCAGATCCTTGCGGATGTCTATTGCTGCGCGCAATTTTGGACCGGACACACATCTTGTGGGTTATAATGAAGAACTTCAATCTGAACCGGTGGATGTCCGAATGCCTCTTGAATTGAGGGCAGGTGTGGCTTATGATATCCTGGAAAATGATGAAGATCCCCATCTTTTAACGGTGATGTCAGAAGGAAAAGTTTCCAGTGATGGGCCGGAAAAGGTCCATCTGGGTGCTGAATACATGTTTCACAATATGTTGAGTTTCCGAATGGGTTATAAGTTTAACTACGACGAAGAAGGAATAACACTGGGCGCGGGAATAAATTTTCCAATAGGTCATCAGCAATATTCTTTAAATTACGCCTATCTTGATTTTGGTAATCTTACAAACGTACAGATGCTCTCCCTGGGATGGACAATAATAACGGATAAATGA